One Rosa chinensis cultivar Old Blush chromosome 3, RchiOBHm-V2, whole genome shotgun sequence DNA window includes the following coding sequences:
- the LOC112194321 gene encoding pentatricopeptide repeat-containing protein At2g20710, mitochondrial produces the protein MNCFTVSMWMTDKRYFELSPADAAVRLDLIAKVHGVEQAESYFDNIPIQLKSLGVYLALLNCYAHAKFVEKAEATMQKIRDLGLARTSLAYNNLLNLYYQTGKRDKLDVLVNEMEEKGIQCNKFTYGILLSAYAAASDFEAVEKILAQWESHPDCRLDWINYAVVANVYIKAGNEDKALEMLKKSEELIPSSERRREAYEHLVPQYAALGKKDNVVRLWELYKGQMKVYSKGYRIMITSLLKIGDSESAKKIFEEWESQQSVYDVRIPNHLIAAYARKGLLDKAEAIIERVVLKGAKPDAKSWYSLAKVHLDHDQTEKAVELTRKALLAVQPGWKTNKDVWAACLNYLIKKPDPEGAKEYIKLLTDKNVITVITQERLLNNINKADSNSVTPGEMEGDGRNGDEEASEVSEVEGSRSC, from the coding sequence GTATCAATGTGGATGACTGACAAAAGGTACTTTGAACTTTCTCCGGCTGATGCAGCGGTTCGACTGGACTTGATTGCAAAAGTTCATGGAGTGGAACAAGCTGAGAGTTATTTTGACAACATTCCCATACAATTGAAATCGCTTGGGGTGTACTTGGCTCTGCTCAACTGCTATGCCCATGCAAAGTTTGTTGAGAAAGCGGAGGCCACAATGCAGAAGATTAGGGATTTGGGGCTCGCTAGGACGTCGTTGGCTTACAACAATTTGCTCAATTTGTATTATCAGACTGGAAAGCGTGATAAGCTTGATGTGCTGGTGAATGAAATGGAGGAGAAGGGCATCCAGTGTAACAAATTCACATACGGGATCCTGCTCAGTGCATATGCTGCTGCTTCTGACTTTGAGGCAGTTGAGAAGATTCTTGCACAATGGGAATCACATCCTGATTGTCGTTTGGATTGGATTAACTATGCGGTTGTGGCAAATGTTTATATAAAAGCAGGAAATGAGGACAAGGCTTTGGAAATGCTAAAGAAGTCTGAGGAGCTGATACCAAGTTCTGAAAGACGGAGGGAAGCATACGAGCACCTTGTGCCACAATATGCAGCACTAGGGAAGAAAGATAATGTTGTGAGACTATGGGAACTTTACAAGGGTCAGATGAAAGTATACAGTAAAGGTTATAGAATCATGATAACCTCACTCTTGAAGATTGGTGACAGTGAGAGTGCCAAGAAGATCTTTGAAGAGTGGGAATCTCAGCAATCAGTTTATGATGTTCGTATCCCAAATCACTTGATTGCTGCTTATGCCAGAAAAGGTCTTCTTGACAAGGCCGAAGCTATTATTGAAAGGGTTGTACTGAAGGGTGCGAAACCTGATGCAAAGTCATGGTATTCTTTGGCAAAAGTGCATCTTGATCATGATCAAACTGAGAAGGCAGTTGAGTTGACGAGAAAAGCACTTTTGGCTGTGCAGCCTGGTTGGAAGACCAACAAGGATGTTTGGGCTGCCTGTCTCAACTACTTGATAAAGAAACCTGATCCAGAGGGCGCCAAGGAATATATAAAGCTACTCACTGATAAGAATGTTATCACCGTGATTACACAGGAGAGACTGTTGAATAACATAAATAAGGCGGATTCAAACTCTGTAACACCAGGCGAAATGGAAGGGGATGGTCGAAATGGAGATGAAGAAGCAAGTGAAGTTTCAGAAGTGGAGGGGAGTCGTAGCTGCTAG